One Leptospira bouyouniensis DNA window includes the following coding sequences:
- a CDS encoding PP2C family protein-serine/threonine phosphatase, producing MRKLILGVVYATITFCTIQCHNPDLEGDLRFRQGVLDLSEITFKENTAIELQGEWELYFGEFHYPPFHGQKELTGYLAIPNSWQNEEYGGIELPRTGKVTLRAFIHTNKQTVGQELRIYIPDIASSYRFFANGVLIGGQGKPGINQFDDTPRIKSKYYTLIPDQEVIELVFHIANYENNFGGFWGHPIIGNKYALDREKMFSNARELFLLGALSLIGLYHFGLYFYKRKEKSIFYFAIFCFLLGIRLAFTGERYVLELFPRFHWPTAFRIEFASYYFAVPTFLLFIHSLFPEESKLKHVRRALFASSLFSLTLFLPISVFTILLYGFQILAFIIIGYVIHINLKAVINSRPNSKLFLIGLLILAFSVSFDILKHSLNSRGIGLTPYALLCFIFIQSLILSSRIANAFVRAEELAESLKISNESLLAVTENLEQIVSDRTYQLNYSLNRIKKDLLLAKKIQQKILPEDGIKFDPLKIHLYFQPQEEVGGDFYDIFELDNGTVRFFVADATGHGIQAALYTMAIKSEYEAIKRFITKTDDLMNHLNQKIQNKFSGLKIVFSGFLLDIDTKTKTVYYSSAGHPNQIFQSQGNQIILNRTGNIIGLKKDQPYTQKQFQILEGDRILLFTDGMLEQKNESREEFGMDRIQKILSEFQNKESERVLAELVIQLFLFQGKEEQEDDQTMVLVEWEKNESVFEN from the coding sequence ATGCGAAAACTGATCCTAGGTGTGGTGTATGCCACCATCACCTTCTGTACCATCCAATGCCATAATCCTGATTTAGAGGGAGACCTTCGTTTTCGGCAAGGGGTACTTGATTTAAGTGAAATCACATTCAAAGAAAACACTGCTATCGAATTACAAGGGGAATGGGAATTGTATTTTGGGGAATTCCATTACCCTCCCTTTCACGGCCAAAAGGAACTGACAGGTTACCTTGCCATTCCTAATTCATGGCAAAATGAGGAATATGGCGGCATTGAGTTACCAAGAACCGGTAAAGTCACCTTACGTGCGTTTATCCACACTAACAAACAAACAGTTGGCCAAGAACTAAGGATTTATATTCCAGACATCGCTTCTTCTTATCGTTTTTTTGCCAATGGAGTTCTCATCGGTGGGCAAGGAAAACCTGGGATCAATCAATTTGATGATACTCCTCGGATTAAATCCAAATATTATACTCTGATCCCTGATCAGGAAGTGATCGAACTTGTTTTTCACATTGCCAATTATGAAAACAATTTTGGAGGGTTTTGGGGACATCCTATTATCGGAAACAAATATGCATTGGATCGAGAAAAGATGTTTTCTAATGCAAGAGAGTTATTCCTACTAGGTGCCCTATCTCTCATTGGTTTGTATCATTTTGGATTGTACTTTTACAAACGAAAAGAAAAATCAATTTTTTACTTTGCTATCTTTTGTTTTTTACTCGGGATACGCCTTGCCTTCACTGGGGAGAGGTATGTATTGGAACTTTTTCCACGGTTCCATTGGCCTACTGCTTTTCGGATAGAATTTGCATCCTATTATTTTGCGGTTCCTACTTTTTTACTCTTTATCCATTCCCTTTTTCCAGAAGAATCAAAGTTAAAACATGTTCGTCGTGCTCTTTTTGCCAGTTCCCTTTTTTCACTCACATTGTTTTTACCAATCTCTGTTTTTACCATTTTACTTTATGGATTTCAAATCTTAGCATTTATCATCATAGGTTATGTCATCCATATCAACTTAAAAGCTGTCATCAATAGTCGACCAAACTCAAAACTTTTTTTGATTGGGTTACTGATCTTAGCATTTTCAGTATCATTTGATATTTTAAAACATAGTTTAAATAGCAGAGGGATTGGTCTCACACCTTATGCTCTTCTTTGTTTTATCTTTATCCAATCACTCATTTTATCCAGTAGGATTGCCAATGCATTTGTAAGAGCAGAAGAACTTGCAGAAAGTTTAAAAATAAGCAACGAATCATTGTTAGCAGTAACTGAAAATTTGGAACAAATTGTTTCCGACAGAACTTACCAATTGAATTATTCATTGAATCGGATCAAAAAAGACCTACTCCTTGCTAAAAAAATCCAACAAAAAATCTTACCAGAAGATGGAATCAAATTTGATCCTTTAAAAATTCATTTATATTTCCAACCCCAAGAAGAAGTGGGAGGAGACTTTTATGATATTTTTGAATTGGATAATGGAACTGTACGATTTTTTGTCGCTGATGCAACAGGGCATGGAATCCAAGCAGCACTTTATACAATGGCAATCAAATCAGAATACGAAGCGATCAAACGATTCATTACCAAAACCGATGATTTGATGAACCACCTCAATCAAAAAATTCAAAATAAGTTTTCTGGTTTGAAAATAGTTTTTTCTGGATTTTTATTGGACATTGATACCAAAACAAAAACGGTTTATTATTCTTCAGCAGGTCACCCTAACCAGATTTTTCAATCGCAAGGAAATCAAATTATTTTGAATCGAACTGGTAATATCATTGGATTAAAAAAGGACCAACCCTACACCCAAAAACAATTCCAGATTTTAGAAGGGGATCGAATTTTACTTTTTACTGATGGAATGTTAGAACAAAAAAATGAATCGAGAGAAGAGTTTGGAATGGATCGTATCCAGAAGATTCTCTCCGAATTTCAAAACAAAGAATCGGAGAGAGTTCTTGCGGAACTTGTCATCCAATTGTTTTTATTCCAAGGGAAGGAAGAACAAGAAGATGACCAAACGATGGTACTTGTGGAATGGGAAAAAAATGAATCTGTGTTTGAAAATTAA
- a CDS encoding pseudouridine synthase: protein MRINAFLAKLGLGSRRKVEELVLSGRVKINGSTITDLSFQVNESDSILFDGKPVAKEDGTENRPKIIAFNKPPGFLTSHEDKHHENTIFTILPELFQKYNYAGRLDLDSRGLILLSIDGNFIQKVTHPKNKIDKEYIISLKQPVSWKKIAEEFMLGVREGGETLRALSVKPANVFPEKTAPGFTSYLSIVLKEGKKRQIRRMCKTKDLVVLDLYRIRIGKLDLRNFDLLEGKYKEVTEEQVLGNLHP, encoded by the coding sequence ATGAGGATCAATGCATTTCTTGCCAAATTAGGTTTAGGTTCCCGTAGAAAGGTCGAAGAATTGGTCCTCTCAGGTAGGGTCAAAATCAACGGAAGTACAATCACTGATTTGTCTTTCCAGGTAAACGAGTCGGATTCCATTCTGTTTGATGGAAAACCAGTGGCAAAAGAGGATGGGACTGAAAATCGTCCTAAAATCATTGCCTTCAATAAACCCCCAGGGTTTCTTACTTCGCATGAAGATAAACACCATGAAAATACTATCTTTACCATTTTGCCTGAGTTGTTTCAAAAGTACAATTATGCAGGACGTCTTGATTTAGATTCCAGAGGACTCATCCTATTATCTATCGATGGAAATTTTATCCAAAAAGTAACTCACCCAAAAAATAAAATTGATAAAGAATATATCATCAGTCTGAAACAACCTGTGAGTTGGAAAAAGATTGCCGAAGAATTCATGTTAGGTGTTCGGGAAGGTGGTGAAACCCTGAGGGCACTTTCTGTGAAACCTGCAAACGTATTCCCTGAAAAAACAGCACCAGGTTTCACAAGTTACCTCAGTATTGTCTTAAAGGAAGGGAAAAAAAGACAAATTCGAAGGATGTGTAAAACAAAGGATTTGGTTGTTCTTGATTTGTATCGAATTCGTATCGGAAAATTAGATCTACGAAATTTTGATTTGTTGGAAGGAAAATACAAAGAGGTGACGGAAGAGCAAGTTCTAGGAAATTTACATCCTTAA
- a CDS encoding radical SAM protein, with amino-acid sequence MAETSTLNQRPASSLSLLEEMERTYKDLPMEAIVKQDILRQGIHFFPEAFQVKDPYKSKDYFIFSFDHIPLADLKDGADTKAPEEIKISGGHFGLLKTVISTRNNPNSPYKMKLREGKPTLYLEETEIGTAEYPPIPSWYRHKTKSGKLPGEIAPVIEWGYLLYLTVFRNCQYFGKDEECAYCDINHNYRQQKGAGRPYTGVKDVEDILEVLSWVDAEDQIAKVYTITGGSVLTNLKKKSEVDFYLQYPEAIESRFPNRWMGKLVAQAFEKEDCQKFKDAGIQIYHPNYEVWDKDLFEKICPGKASWIGYENWIRRVVDSAEVFGPENVIPNFVGGVELSEPWGFKTVKEAITSTKQGLDFFMSKGIVPRFTAWCPEPYTTLGQQAGPPLVYFCELLRAWKETFESYGLPTPPGYGEPGPGKAVFSVSAFMDVIGYSGRN; translated from the coding sequence ATGGCTGAAACCTCTACATTGAACCAAAGACCTGCCTCCTCCCTCTCTTTATTGGAAGAAATGGAAAGAACATACAAAGATCTACCCATGGAAGCCATTGTCAAACAAGACATTTTAAGGCAAGGGATCCACTTCTTCCCCGAGGCATTCCAAGTCAAAGACCCATATAAATCCAAAGATTATTTTATTTTTTCCTTCGATCATATCCCCTTAGCAGATTTAAAAGATGGCGCAGACACCAAAGCCCCGGAAGAGATCAAAATCAGCGGGGGACATTTTGGGCTCTTAAAAACCGTGATCTCCACACGGAATAATCCAAACTCACCGTACAAAATGAAACTAAGGGAAGGGAAACCAACTTTGTATTTAGAGGAAACAGAGATTGGTACAGCGGAATACCCACCGATCCCTTCTTGGTACAGACACAAAACCAAATCAGGAAAACTTCCTGGTGAAATTGCTCCTGTCATTGAATGGGGATACCTCCTTTATCTGACTGTCTTTCGTAACTGCCAGTATTTTGGAAAAGATGAGGAATGTGCCTACTGCGATATCAACCATAACTACCGACAACAAAAAGGTGCCGGTCGTCCTTATACGGGTGTGAAGGATGTGGAAGACATTTTGGAGGTGTTATCCTGGGTCGATGCAGAAGACCAAATTGCAAAAGTGTACACCATTACGGGTGGGTCAGTTCTCACCAATTTAAAGAAAAAATCGGAAGTGGACTTTTACCTGCAATACCCAGAAGCCATTGAATCACGATTTCCAAATCGATGGATGGGAAAACTTGTCGCACAAGCTTTTGAAAAAGAAGACTGCCAAAAATTCAAAGATGCAGGGATTCAAATTTACCATCCAAATTATGAAGTTTGGGACAAAGACCTTTTTGAAAAAATTTGCCCAGGGAAAGCAAGTTGGATTGGGTATGAAAATTGGATCCGACGTGTTGTCGACTCTGCCGAAGTATTTGGTCCAGAAAACGTAATTCCAAACTTTGTTGGTGGAGTAGAACTTTCCGAACCATGGGGTTTCAAAACTGTTAAAGAAGCCATCACTTCCACAAAACAAGGATTAGACTTTTTTATGTCAAAAGGGATTGTGCCTCGGTTTACTGCATGGTGTCCTGAGCCGTATACGACCTTAGGCCAACAAGCGGGTCCACCACTCGTGTATTTTTGTGAACTTTTACGAGCTTGGAAAGAAACTTTTGAATCCTATGGGTTGCCTACTCCTCCGGGTTATGGGGAACCAGGACCAGGGAAAGCGGTATTCTCCGTTTCTGCTTTTATGGATGTCATTGGATATTCTGGGAGAAATTAG
- the coaE gene encoding dephospho-CoA kinase (Dephospho-CoA kinase (CoaE) performs the final step in coenzyme A biosynthesis.) encodes MALAPNKTLIGITGSIGSGKSTALSIFGELGAVTISSDSIARTFTEPNSPVKNELISIFGDSIIEEGGTINRTKIAELAFSNESKLKALNELLHPLVRKQFLEFYNDTKDGSIVAWEVPLLFETDAHTICDYTVTVYLPKDQNWERVKTRGGMEKVDFERRITSQMDIEKKKFLSDFVVTNDTDREGLKEQIVIIYKEIQKRIQK; translated from the coding sequence GTGGCACTTGCACCCAACAAAACTTTAATTGGTATCACTGGATCGATTGGTTCCGGGAAATCCACTGCGCTTTCCATCTTTGGAGAATTAGGCGCAGTGACGATTAGTTCAGATTCAATTGCCCGCACTTTTACAGAACCAAATAGCCCTGTAAAAAATGAACTTATTTCCATCTTTGGCGATTCTATCATCGAAGAAGGTGGCACTATCAATCGGACAAAAATTGCCGAACTTGCCTTTAGCAACGAATCAAAATTAAAAGCACTAAACGAACTTCTACACCCACTCGTGAGAAAACAATTCCTAGAGTTTTACAATGACACCAAGGATGGAAGTATTGTGGCATGGGAAGTACCTCTTTTATTTGAAACGGATGCCCACACCATTTGTGATTATACAGTTACTGTATATCTCCCCAAAGACCAAAACTGGGAACGGGTAAAAACCAGAGGTGGAATGGAAAAAGTTGACTTTGAAAGAAGAATAACTTCGCAAATGGACATCGAGAAAAAAAAGTTCCTCTCTGATTTTGTCGTAACGAACGATACTGATAGAGAAGGATTAAAAGAACAAATCGTTATTATCTATAAAGAAATTCAAAAAAGGATTCAAAAATGA
- a CDS encoding PLP-dependent aminotransferase family protein, with protein MESTVSNIFLANRSKNIRSSAIREILKITVKDSNFLSFAGGLPNPNLLNKELLNQSMEETILFSSEVALQYGDSSGYTDLKKIILEKFVLDDGVKLDSIMITHGSQQGLDILGKLLMDDNTNVLVEDPVYLGALQAFSPYGPNLISLPMEFDGPNVSELKKILSEKKIHCFYTNPNYQNPSTITWSLEKRRAVANLLDEFGVILIEDEAYKYLDFSGIIYPSIFSFRKEKDLTFVLGSFSKIISPGFRIGWVIVPEVYKDSFNRIKQGIDLNTNQFSQIILTKLLSLMDINEHFSKIQTHYRNQKNQLVELLNHYLPEVKFQDPQGGMFLWVEYPDVRENELMERIMEKKVVMVPGNEFRLKESDSAFFRMNFSFLQGSDMEEGVKRIHSVYRDIIT; from the coding sequence ATGGAATCAACTGTTTCAAACATATTTTTGGCGAATCGAAGCAAAAATATTCGATCATCCGCCATTCGTGAAATCTTAAAAATCACCGTAAAAGATTCCAATTTTCTTTCATTTGCAGGTGGATTGCCCAATCCTAATTTATTAAACAAAGAGCTTTTAAACCAATCTATGGAGGAAACCATTCTATTTTCCAGTGAAGTTGCCTTACAATATGGTGATTCGTCTGGTTATACAGATCTTAAAAAAATAATTTTGGAAAAGTTTGTCTTAGATGATGGAGTGAAGTTAGATTCTATTATGATCACTCATGGTTCCCAACAAGGTTTAGATATCCTCGGGAAACTTTTGATGGATGACAATACCAATGTGTTAGTTGAGGATCCAGTATATTTAGGTGCACTCCAAGCATTTTCACCGTATGGACCAAATTTGATTTCTCTACCGATGGAGTTTGATGGACCCAATGTATCTGAATTGAAAAAAATTTTGAGTGAGAAGAAAATCCATTGTTTTTATACCAATCCAAATTATCAAAATCCATCGACCATCACGTGGTCATTGGAAAAAAGGAGAGCAGTTGCAAACCTACTTGATGAGTTCGGGGTGATCTTAATTGAAGATGAAGCCTATAAATATTTAGATTTTTCGGGAATCATATATCCATCCATCTTCTCATTTCGAAAAGAAAAAGATCTAACTTTTGTTTTGGGAAGTTTCTCAAAAATCATTTCACCTGGTTTTCGAATTGGATGGGTGATTGTTCCAGAAGTTTATAAAGATTCATTCAATCGGATCAAACAAGGGATTGATTTGAATACCAATCAATTTTCGCAAATTATACTCACAAAACTCTTATCCTTAATGGATATAAACGAACATTTTTCGAAAATTCAAACTCATTATCGGAATCAAAAAAATCAGTTAGTGGAATTACTGAACCATTATTTACCAGAAGTGAAATTCCAAGACCCGCAAGGGGGAATGTTCCTTTGGGTTGAATACCCTGATGTGAGGGAAAATGAACTGATGGAAAGGATCATGGAAAAAAAAGTGGTGATGGTTCCTGGGAATGAATTCCGACTTAAGGAATCCGATTCAGCATTCTTTCGGATGAACTTTAGTTTTTTGCAGGGTTCGGACATGGAAGAAGGAGTAAAACGGATCCATTCTGTCTATCGCGACATAATTACGTAA
- a CDS encoding alpha/beta fold hydrolase: MKSKLKSILNTLLILVTVFGCASGLHKTGISIERYRSNLETKSVVVEDLVWKYTEKPGDGETLLVVHGFGGDKDHWTRFSRHLPKNIRVIAPDLPGFGESSKPEGISYTQESQAIRLQKFTETLGLTKFHIAGNSMGGGIAGIFAAKFRKQVKSLILFDNAGIKSPVPSEMQTIELSGKESPLLVKDTEDFDRLLRFTFVKPPYLPSFLKSYFAEKSVANREWNAHILKQIRKEGYVLESKLDQIEAPCLTIWGKEDKVIHYSVMEVLKNKLKTKLETVLLENMGHAPMIEDPQLSAKLVQDWIHNETLNKN, translated from the coding sequence ATGAAATCAAAATTAAAATCAATTCTTAACACCCTTCTTATACTCGTAACCGTATTTGGTTGTGCTTCTGGGCTTCACAAAACAGGCATTAGTATTGAAAGATACCGGTCAAATCTAGAAACAAAGTCAGTTGTGGTCGAAGATTTGGTATGGAAGTATACAGAAAAACCAGGTGATGGCGAAACGCTACTCGTCGTACACGGCTTTGGTGGTGATAAAGACCATTGGACAAGGTTTTCAAGACACCTCCCAAAAAATATACGAGTGATCGCACCAGACCTCCCCGGTTTTGGGGAATCGAGTAAACCGGAAGGGATTTCTTATACTCAAGAATCACAAGCTATCCGTTTACAAAAATTTACCGAAACACTGGGTCTCACTAAATTTCACATCGCTGGGAATTCAATGGGTGGTGGGATTGCAGGAATCTTTGCTGCGAAATTTCGAAAACAAGTAAAGTCTCTTATCCTTTTTGATAATGCAGGGATTAAAAGTCCAGTTCCAAGTGAAATGCAAACCATTGAACTTTCTGGGAAGGAAAGCCCACTCCTTGTCAAAGACACAGAAGACTTTGATCGCCTCCTTCGATTTACATTTGTAAAACCACCTTACCTACCTTCGTTTTTAAAATCCTATTTTGCAGAAAAGTCTGTCGCCAATCGAGAATGGAATGCCCATATCTTAAAACAAATTAGGAAAGAAGGCTATGTACTCGAATCAAAGTTGGACCAAATCGAAGCACCTTGTCTGACCATTTGGGGAAAAGAAGACAAGGTCATCCACTATTCGGTAATGGAAGTTCTAAAAAATAAACTAAAAACAAAACTAGAAACGGTTTTATTAGAAAACATGGGCCATGCACCCATGATTGAGGATCCCCAACTATCCGCCAAACTAGTACAAGACTGGATACACAACGAAACACTTAACAAAAACTAA
- a CDS encoding PLP-dependent aminotransferase family protein yields the protein MEKTKYQQLAIDLKKDIQSGYYSENEKIPSLREIQSIKSCSLTTAKEAYRILEEEGYIYVQNKSGYYVQNQIKSIILGPQNEFYESVEADDRIQQIMNTVMDPKLLSFGAAIPSEEYLPIQELNLTFKKAYLHKEIFTYGDLQGNPNLREWLAKRISMFGYRVNSKQIQITSGCTEAITYSLYAVTEPGDTVIVPSPIYVGLFQILETLKLKVVEIPYRSGEGINISEFEKLIKRHKPKVFLFAANFNNPNGILFNDQTKQSLANLSYEFGIHLVEDDIYGDLYYEGTRPKPLVSFFQHSNNGPKTFLCSSFSKTLSPGLRMGWVATKTGIQSVSKISRAFKISENHPTQILVLEYLKRQTYERHLKHLRSEYKSLSSEYIKLLIEESEGNLKITKPDGGFVLWIESALDGDKLLLEAKKLGMAIAPGSLFGLSKHWNHFFRLNVSVGRTPKIREKLILFAKRFLKNRNLKKTF from the coding sequence ATGGAAAAAACAAAATACCAACAACTTGCAATTGATTTAAAGAAGGATATTCAATCTGGTTATTATTCCGAGAATGAAAAAATCCCTTCTTTAAGAGAAATCCAATCTATCAAATCCTGTAGTTTAACAACTGCGAAAGAAGCATATCGCATCTTAGAAGAAGAAGGGTATATCTATGTGCAAAACAAATCTGGGTATTATGTACAAAACCAAATTAAATCCATCATCCTTGGACCTCAAAATGAATTTTATGAATCAGTAGAAGCAGATGACCGTATCCAACAAATCATGAATACCGTGATGGATCCGAAATTATTGTCATTTGGAGCTGCCATCCCATCTGAAGAGTATTTACCGATTCAGGAACTGAATCTAACTTTTAAAAAAGCATATTTACATAAGGAAATTTTTACGTATGGAGACTTACAAGGGAATCCTAATTTAAGAGAATGGCTGGCAAAACGGATTTCAATGTTTGGATACCGAGTGAATTCAAAACAAATCCAAATCACATCTGGTTGTACGGAAGCTATCACCTATTCCTTATACGCTGTGACAGAACCAGGTGATACTGTCATTGTTCCCTCTCCTATTTATGTTGGTTTATTCCAAATTTTAGAAACGCTCAAACTAAAAGTAGTAGAGATCCCTTATCGTAGTGGCGAAGGGATCAACATTTCAGAATTTGAAAAACTCATCAAACGTCATAAACCAAAAGTATTTTTATTTGCTGCCAATTTTAATAATCCTAATGGAATTTTATTCAATGATCAAACTAAACAAAGTTTGGCAAATCTTTCATATGAGTTCGGAATTCATCTTGTAGAAGATGATATTTATGGCGATTTGTATTACGAAGGAACTCGACCAAAACCATTGGTGAGTTTTTTCCAACATTCAAATAATGGTCCAAAAACTTTTTTATGTTCTTCTTTTTCTAAAACCCTTTCACCAGGTCTACGAATGGGTTGGGTGGCAACTAAAACAGGGATCCAATCTGTTTCTAAAATCAGCAGAGCATTTAAAATATCAGAAAACCATCCTACACAGATTCTTGTTTTGGAATATCTGAAACGACAAACCTATGAAAGGCATTTGAAACACTTACGATCTGAATACAAATCACTTAGCAGTGAATATATCAAATTATTAATCGAAGAAAGTGAAGGGAATCTTAAAATCACAAAACCTGATGGAGGATTTGTTCTTTGGATTGAATCGGCGTTAGATGGTGATAAACTTCTTTTGGAAGCAAAAAAATTAGGTATGGCAATTGCTCCAGGTTCTTTATTTGGACTCTCCAAACATTGGAATCATTTTTTTAGATTGAATGTGTCCGTAGGAAGAACTCCGAAAATACGTGAGAAACTCATATTGTTTGCAAAACGTTTTTTAAAAAATAGAAATTTAAAAAAAACTTTTTAG
- a CDS encoding lipoprotein LipL45 translates to MKASKLTIIGLAILFTGLTVCKKPDAEVTEAPKKPADLSAVVVFAVGDSKIQHADQTEEKAQLGALLKTGDNVVTGDNGKVDIQFADGSSIRISPKSAVDFAKLSQDNAGTTDTQIALVSGKVFAKVNKAKKEDNFTVVTPTAIAGVRGTSFIVESAEGKPAKVKVVEGAVAFAPRVPALEKLSEEEISKNGDLKKLQESIAKAEVILEKDQASTQSVKSAELAKSADIQSLDLSKAFKTTEKEKLVVESAKLTKNEEQEIKTIVTVDKQTAQEIVKLSESAQTEKLDELKKQEIDTKKQAIEKEVAKRQEEEKKKFEESLASQPKDFKSKKDIVNYYERIEKIVLVDGKTVIGAIINQENGQLIVHTENGVKKIDMDNVEEVIYDLQQKSKF, encoded by the coding sequence ATGAAAGCATCGAAACTCACCATCATTGGTCTTGCGATTCTTTTCACTGGTCTTACAGTTTGTAAGAAACCAGATGCAGAAGTAACGGAAGCACCTAAAAAACCGGCAGATTTATCTGCGGTTGTCGTATTTGCGGTAGGAGATTCCAAAATCCAACACGCAGACCAAACGGAAGAAAAAGCACAATTAGGTGCTCTTTTGAAAACAGGGGATAACGTAGTCACAGGCGACAATGGAAAAGTAGACATCCAATTTGCAGATGGCTCGAGCATTCGTATCTCTCCAAAGTCCGCAGTAGACTTTGCTAAACTTTCACAAGACAACGCAGGAACTACAGACACTCAAATTGCTCTAGTTTCTGGAAAAGTATTCGCGAAAGTCAACAAAGCTAAGAAAGAAGACAATTTCACTGTTGTCACTCCAACCGCAATTGCGGGTGTGCGTGGAACTTCTTTCATCGTAGAATCAGCTGAAGGAAAACCTGCAAAAGTAAAAGTAGTAGAAGGTGCGGTTGCATTTGCTCCTCGTGTTCCTGCTCTAGAAAAACTATCTGAGGAAGAAATTTCTAAAAATGGTGATCTAAAGAAACTACAAGAATCAATTGCAAAAGCTGAAGTAATCTTGGAAAAAGACCAAGCTTCAACTCAATCTGTAAAATCTGCAGAACTTGCAAAATCAGCTGATATCCAATCTTTGGATTTATCAAAAGCATTCAAAACGACTGAGAAAGAAAAACTCGTTGTTGAAAGTGCAAAACTAACAAAAAACGAAGAACAAGAAATCAAAACAATCGTGACTGTTGACAAACAAACTGCACAAGAGATTGTAAAACTTAGTGAATCAGCTCAAACTGAGAAACTCGATGAATTGAAAAAACAAGAAATCGATACTAAGAAACAAGCGATTGAAAAAGAAGTAGCGAAACGACAAGAAGAAGAGAAGAAAAAATTCGAAGAATCTTTAGCTAGCCAACCAAAAGATTTCAAATCTAAAAAAGATATCGTAAACTACTACGAAAGAATTGAAAAAATCGTGTTAGTTGACGGAAAAACAGTCATTGGAGCGATCATCAACCAAGAAAACGGTCAATTGATTGTTCACACTGAAAATGGTGTCAAAAAAATTGATATGGACAATGTAGAAGAAGTCATTTACGACCTTCAACAAAAATCCAAATTCTAA
- the lipA gene encoding lipoyl synthase encodes MNPLKKKPRSKNLNPTVPLPDWMKVRVSFPKESDALSVVRAEVETKQLHTVCESASCPNLNHCWNRKTATYMLAGDICTRRCQYCDVAFGKPKSLDPLEPERVARSVEALGLRHVVLTAVNRDDLKDGGASHFAETITKIKTYRPECSIEVLIPDFKAKEESLQILYAAKPNIINHNIETVERLFPTITPQKNYKRSLEVLSHIAKHGFLTKSGIILGLGETEADVNQCLKDLYANGVRMLTIGQYLQPGPTHYPVQSFIRPETFEMWKETAYQIGFKTVASGPLVRSSYHADEYFTEDSQNLPKV; translated from the coding sequence ATGAATCCACTAAAAAAGAAACCTCGCTCAAAAAACCTAAATCCTACAGTGCCCCTCCCTGATTGGATGAAAGTGAGAGTGAGTTTTCCCAAAGAATCGGATGCTTTATCAGTTGTTCGAGCCGAGGTGGAAACCAAACAGCTCCATACTGTTTGTGAATCAGCAAGTTGCCCCAATCTCAACCATTGTTGGAATCGGAAAACCGCGACTTATATGCTGGCCGGGGATATCTGCACAAGACGATGCCAGTACTGTGATGTTGCCTTTGGCAAACCAAAATCCCTAGATCCCTTGGAACCAGAACGAGTCGCAAGGTCTGTGGAAGCTCTTGGACTAAGACATGTTGTCCTCACGGCTGTCAACCGCGATGATTTAAAAGATGGTGGTGCAAGCCACTTTGCTGAAACCATTACAAAAATCAAAACTTACAGGCCAGAATGTTCTATTGAAGTTCTCATCCCCGACTTCAAAGCCAAGGAAGAGTCTTTGCAAATTCTCTACGCTGCAAAACCAAATATCATCAATCATAATATAGAAACTGTAGAACGATTGTTTCCGACAATCACTCCCCAAAAAAATTACAAACGTTCCTTAGAGGTTTTATCTCATATCGCCAAACACGGTTTCCTAACCAAAAGTGGGATTATCCTTGGGCTTGGGGAAACAGAAGCGGATGTGAACCAATGTTTAAAGGATTTATATGCAAATGGGGTTCGGATGTTGACAATTGGACAATATTTACAACCCGGACCCACTCATTACCCAGTGCAAAGTTTTATCCGACCAGAAACTTTTGAAATGTGGAAGGAAACTGCCTATCAAATTGGTTTTAAGACGGTTGCCTCAGGGCCTCTCGTTCGGTCGTCCTACCATGCTGATGAATATTTTACTGAGGATTCACAAAATCTACCGAAAGTGTAG